In a single window of the Melioribacteraceae bacterium genome:
- a CDS encoding PDZ domain-containing protein has protein sequence MKSKLTNIALYTLFLLGGIYLGIEFASRFNIYSNKNLYIKKISDVLNYTGSYYVDDVDLNKLSEKAIEGVFKELDPHTAYISKQDQSESEALFRGNFDGIGIEFQIINDSITVVSPISGGPSESVGIHSGDRIIKIEGKSSIGFTNQQVLTKLRGKKGSTVNLTIYRPSAKKEYDFKIVRARINLFSVDASFMYDKETGYIILTRFSDSTLEELEKALKELTTKGMKKLILDLRNNPGGLLDQAVFVSDLFLDKDKLIVSTKGRRKEFNEQFLAEQQYPYEKIPLIVLVNRGSASASEIVSGAVQDWDRGLVVGETTFGKGLVQRQLLLEDGSAIRLTVSKYLTPSGRAIQRSYKNKTMYYDELMNREETEENNLDHHTEIDSVRPKYKTKYGRTVLGGGGITPDYIISSGTITNYSISLNRNNLLYRFVREFIDNGKFNKGKYSNVDEFLNDFSISERDLNSFISFAEKNGVKLNKTEFDKDKNYIINRIKAFFARELFKDEGWYKISLQDDKVFQKALTLTEEAKNIPGFNK, from the coding sequence TTCAATATATATTCGAATAAAAATCTATACATTAAAAAAATTAGTGACGTTCTCAATTATACTGGCAGTTATTATGTTGATGATGTTGATCTAAATAAATTATCTGAGAAAGCAATTGAAGGAGTATTTAAAGAACTTGATCCTCATACCGCATATATATCGAAACAAGATCAATCTGAATCGGAAGCATTATTTCGAGGTAATTTTGATGGAATAGGAATCGAATTTCAGATTATTAACGACTCTATAACTGTAGTATCCCCAATTTCCGGAGGTCCGAGCGAGTCCGTAGGTATTCATTCCGGTGATCGAATTATTAAAATTGAAGGAAAGTCTAGCATTGGATTTACAAATCAACAAGTTTTAACAAAACTTCGGGGCAAAAAGGGATCAACAGTTAATCTCACAATCTATCGCCCATCAGCAAAAAAAGAATATGATTTTAAAATTGTAAGGGCTAGAATTAATCTTTTTTCTGTTGATGCTTCTTTTATGTATGATAAAGAAACCGGTTATATAATATTAACAAGATTTTCTGATTCGACTTTGGAAGAATTAGAAAAAGCATTAAAAGAATTGACCACAAAGGGAATGAAAAAATTAATTTTAGATTTGCGCAATAATCCGGGCGGACTTCTTGATCAAGCAGTTTTTGTATCAGATTTATTTTTAGACAAAGATAAATTAATCGTTTCAACTAAAGGAAGGCGTAAAGAATTTAATGAGCAATTTTTAGCCGAGCAGCAATATCCTTATGAAAAAATCCCACTTATTGTTTTAGTGAACAGAGGATCTGCATCTGCCAGCGAGATTGTATCTGGAGCTGTTCAGGATTGGGATAGGGGTCTAGTTGTTGGTGAAACTACTTTTGGCAAAGGTCTGGTTCAGCGTCAGTTGTTGCTCGAGGATGGATCCGCAATAAGATTAACAGTATCTAAATATCTAACTCCGTCGGGGAGAGCAATCCAGCGTTCATACAAAAATAAAACAATGTATTATGACGAGCTGATGAACCGGGAAGAAACTGAAGAAAATAATTTAGATCATCATACCGAGATAGATTCTGTTAGACCAAAATATAAAACAAAATATGGGAGGACTGTTTTAGGCGGGGGAGGAATTACACCCGATTATATTATTTCTTCAGGGACAATAACAAATTATTCAATATCTCTTAACCGTAATAATCTGCTATATAGGTTTGTTCGGGAATTTATTGATAATGGCAAATTCAACAAGGGCAAATATTCAAATGTTGATGAATTTCTAAATGATTTTTCTATTTCAGAAAGGGATCTAAATTCTTTTATTAGTTTCGCCGAGAAAAACGGTGTTAAATTAAATAAAACCGAATTTGATAAAGATAAAAATTATATCATAAATAGAATTAAAGCTTTTTTCGCTCGTGAATTGTTCAAAGATGAAGGATGGTACAAAATTTCATTACAGGATGATAAAGTCTTTCAAAAAGCGCTAACATTAACTGAAGAGGCAAAAAATATTCCCGGTTTTAATAAATAA
- the ybeY gene encoding rRNA maturation RNase YbeY — protein MNIYNEKPIKINKKKLKELVNLIATNLNAEVIDIEFNFVNSGSIHIINRNYLNHDYSTDIITFNYSNESHNLAAEIFISIEDALVNSKKFVNSLDNEVLRLVVHGILHLVGYDDMSAEKKRVMKRIENKLVKEYNSIAVGIVEKYEY, from the coding sequence ATTAATATTTATAATGAAAAACCTATAAAGATTAACAAAAAGAAGTTAAAAGAACTTGTTAATCTAATTGCCACAAACTTAAATGCTGAGGTTATTGATATTGAGTTTAATTTCGTTAATTCTGGCTCAATTCATATTATAAATAGAAATTATTTGAATCATGACTATAGTACAGATATCATTACCTTTAATTATTCGAATGAAAGTCATAACTTAGCGGCGGAAATTTTCATTTCTATTGAAGATGCACTTGTGAACAGTAAAAAGTTTGTAAATTCACTCGATAATGAGGTGTTGAGACTTGTAGTGCATGGAATTCTTCATCTTGTTGGATATGATGATATGAGTGCAGAGAAAAAAAGGGTAATGAAAAGAATTGAAAATAAACTTGTTAAGGAGTATAATTCTATTGCGGTGGGAATTGTAGAAAAATATGAATACTAA
- a CDS encoding gamma carbonic anhydrase family protein, whose protein sequence is MTKEIKVFPYKNIFPKIDPSAFLASGSKIIGDVTIGKNSSIWYNTVVRGDVHYVKIGDDTNVQDCSMLHVTNGRFPLEIGNKATIGHSVTLHGCTLKDLCFIGMGAIILDGAIIEENAMVAAGALIKQGFVVPSGKLAAGVPAKIIRDLTEAEITDFKNSAERYVKYSQITIDSLKEHNYQTDW, encoded by the coding sequence ATGACTAAAGAAATAAAAGTATTCCCTTATAAAAATATCTTCCCCAAAATTGACCCAAGTGCGTTTTTGGCATCCGGCTCAAAAATAATTGGCGACGTTACAATTGGTAAGAACAGCTCAATATGGTACAATACTGTAGTTCGTGGGGATGTTCATTATGTAAAAATAGGTGATGATACAAATGTACAGGATTGCTCAATGCTGCATGTTACAAATGGAAGATTCCCGCTTGAAATTGGTAATAAGGCGACAATAGGGCATAGTGTTACTCTTCATGGTTGCACTTTAAAAGATCTTTGCTTTATAGGAATGGGAGCTATAATTTTAGATGGAGCTATTATTGAGGAAAATGCAATGGTAGCTGCCGGAGCATTGATAAAACAAGGTTTTGTGGTTCCATCAGGTAAATTAGCAGCTGGAGTACCGGCTAAAATTATTAGAGATTTAACAGAAGCCGAGATAACTGACTTTAAAAACAGTGCCGAGAGATATGTTAAATATTCTCAGATAACAATCGATTCGTTGAAGGAACATAATTATCAAACAGATTGGTGA
- a CDS encoding DUF494 family protein, translating into MNTKLVEILTKILEGLSNNKSIEEINKKLLLNNKVDEHTLSVAFSIIYDKILIKKKPSSEEKDKSKGIRLLTDHEKDLLGIDNYNYLLHLINLRLLDSTNFEAILDQVTIFPDMKLTRREINWIVLLSLVEFESGVLPGSRVLLASSDIVN; encoded by the coding sequence ATGAATACTAAACTTGTGGAAATATTAACGAAAATATTAGAGGGATTGAGCAACAATAAATCCATTGAAGAGATTAATAAAAAACTTCTATTAAATAATAAGGTGGATGAGCACACATTAAGTGTGGCATTTAGTATTATTTATGATAAAATATTAATTAAAAAGAAACCATCTTCTGAAGAGAAAGATAAATCAAAAGGCATACGATTATTAACTGATCATGAAAAAGATTTACTTGGAATTGACAACTATAACTATTTGCTTCATTTAATAAACCTAAGATTATTAGACTCAACTAATTTTGAGGCAATTCTTGATCAAGTTACAATATTTCCCGACATGAAATTAACACGGAGGGAAATTAATTGGATTGTTCTGTTATCACTTGTAGAATTTGAATCCGGAGTCCTACCTGGCAGCAGAGTTCTACTCGCATCTTCCGATATCGTAAACTAA